A genomic stretch from Planctomycetota bacterium includes:
- a CDS encoding DNA topoisomerase VI subunit B, translating into MPKSSAPSTSAKKKPAATAETMAAKQKEIAVSEFFAKNRHLLGFDNPRKALLTTIKEAVDNSLDACEEAGILPDIHVTIEALNGGTKRAKKPKDAETPVSDSDSGVEEVPSLTNATKFKVTVRDNGPGIVKAQIPNVFGRLLYGSKFHRLRMSRGQQGIGISAAGMYGLLTTGQPVQIISKTGPRAKCHRFELAIDTLKNRPEITVDDVLDEWTDRDGDKIRQGTEVAITLEGKFQRGRASVDEYLEQTAIANPHARIVYTAPDLEHRVFPREVDDVPETPDEIKPHPYGVELGVLMRMLKETKHSKLGEFLQQSFSRVSPKVAKEITDIAGKAKVGTITLQSYCSSLNHGQIEAIHNAISETKIQNPPTDCLVPIGPQQILKGLLKEIKAEFYTAETRDPQVYRGNPFQIEVGLAFGGDIPAGDGSKVIRFANRVPLLYQPAACSITKAVVQTNWRNYGMSQPRSSLPDAPLVVFIHMASVWVPFTSESKEAIADYDEIRKEITLAIKECGRKLNTYIRRKQRVAREGQRRDVFAKYIGEVVAACGRMTELDPEKLFEDLKNVARSRTETADRQLDDEGNFIKPAKKAGKLDGDANVVVIERDDDEDEDADASAAEGESPAITTDQPEHAAA; encoded by the coding sequence ATGCCCAAGTCTTCCGCTCCGTCGACGTCCGCCAAGAAAAAGCCCGCCGCCACCGCCGAGACCATGGCGGCCAAGCAGAAGGAGATCGCGGTCAGCGAGTTCTTCGCCAAGAACCGCCACCTCCTCGGCTTCGACAACCCCCGCAAGGCCCTCCTGACGACGATCAAGGAGGCCGTCGACAACTCGCTCGACGCGTGCGAGGAAGCCGGCATCCTGCCCGATATCCACGTCACCATCGAAGCCCTCAACGGCGGCACCAAACGAGCCAAGAAGCCCAAAGACGCCGAGACGCCAGTCTCGGATTCTGACTCCGGCGTCGAAGAGGTCCCGTCGTTGACGAATGCCACCAAGTTCAAAGTCACCGTCCGCGACAACGGCCCCGGCATCGTTAAGGCCCAGATTCCCAACGTCTTCGGCCGACTTCTCTACGGCAGCAAGTTCCACCGCCTTCGCATGAGCCGGGGCCAACAAGGCATCGGCATCAGCGCCGCCGGCATGTACGGCCTGCTCACCACCGGGCAGCCGGTGCAGATCATCTCCAAAACCGGCCCACGGGCGAAGTGCCACCGCTTCGAACTCGCCATCGACACGCTCAAGAACCGCCCGGAAATCACCGTCGACGATGTCCTCGACGAGTGGACCGACCGCGACGGAGACAAGATTCGTCAGGGCACCGAGGTTGCGATCACGCTCGAAGGCAAGTTTCAGCGCGGCCGGGCGAGTGTTGACGAGTATCTCGAGCAGACCGCCATAGCCAACCCGCACGCGCGGATCGTCTACACCGCCCCGGACCTGGAGCACCGCGTCTTCCCGCGTGAGGTCGACGACGTCCCCGAGACGCCCGACGAGATCAAGCCGCACCCGTACGGCGTGGAGCTGGGCGTCCTGATGCGGATGCTTAAGGAGACCAAGCACAGCAAACTCGGCGAGTTCCTGCAGCAGAGCTTCAGCCGCGTCAGCCCCAAGGTCGCCAAGGAAATCACCGACATCGCCGGCAAGGCGAAGGTCGGCACGATCACGCTGCAGAGCTACTGCTCATCCCTCAACCACGGCCAGATCGAGGCGATCCACAACGCGATCAGCGAGACCAAGATCCAGAACCCGCCGACCGACTGCCTCGTGCCGATCGGGCCGCAGCAGATCTTGAAAGGGTTGCTCAAGGAGATCAAAGCCGAGTTCTACACGGCCGAGACGCGCGACCCGCAGGTCTACCGCGGCAACCCGTTCCAGATCGAAGTCGGCTTGGCCTTCGGCGGCGACATCCCGGCGGGCGACGGCTCAAAGGTCATCCGCTTCGCCAACCGAGTTCCCCTGCTCTACCAGCCGGCCGCGTGCAGCATCACCAAGGCCGTCGTGCAGACGAACTGGCGCAACTACGGCATGAGCCAGCCGCGGAGCTCGCTGCCGGACGCCCCGCTGGTCGTCTTCATCCACATGGCCAGCGTCTGGGTGCCCTTCACGAGCGAGTCGAAGGAAGCCATCGCCGACTACGACGAGATCCGCAAGGAAATCACGCTCGCGATCAAGGAGTGCGGCCGAAAGCTCAACACGTACATCCGTCGCAAGCAACGCGTCGCCCGCGAGGGACAGCGTCGTGACGTCTTCGCCAAGTACATCGGCGAGGTCGTCGCCGCCTGCGGTCGCATGACCGAGCTCGACCCCGAAAAGCTCTTCGAAGACCTCAAGAACGTCGCCAGAAGCCGCACCGAGACGGCCGATCGGCAGCTCGACGACGAGGGCAACTTCATCAAACCCGCCAAGAAGGCCGGCAAGCTGGACGGCGACGCGAACGTCGTCGTCATCGAGCGCGATGACGACGAGGACGAAGACGCAGATGCGTCAGCCGCTGAAGGCGAGAGCCCAGCCATCACCACCGACCAACCCGAACACGCCGCCGCCTGA